The DNA segment AGAGGGAAATAAATTTTATTTTCGTCTTACCAAACTTTTCTTCCCCATCATAATCTTCGGTTACAATCAAAAAATTGTTATTTCTTATATAAGAAGAGGCTTCTCTTAAAGCCTCAAGCTCTCTCTTCTTTACACCTTCGTCTTGGAGATAAGTACATACCTGAATGAGTTGTTTTACCTCCATTCCTTTTTTTATCACAAAGTCCACCTCCCTTTGCTTCTTAGATTTCCAGTGAAAGACCTCAAAACCCCTTCTTTTTAACTCCAATAAAACAATGTTCTCAATTAATCTTCCCAAATCTTCACTGAACCTAAAGCCCATAACATTCCTTATACCCACATCTACACTATAAACCTTTTTAGGATTAAGTATCTGCTCCTTTTTAGAAAAGGAAAATTTTGGGACAAAAAAGAAAAGATTAGCCACCGAGAAATAATGAGAGAACCTTTCCACAGAATCCAGGCTCAATCCCACAACATTTTTTATGCGATTAAAAGGTTGAATGGTAGAAATATTGGACAAATAATATTTTGCCAGTTCCTCTAATTTAGTCGTTTCTTTAACTTTAAATCTTTTCTGGACATCTTTTAGCAAGATATCCCTGAAATAGCCCTGCAGGATAATACTTTTCTCACTTGCCTCTACCAACACAGGCTTAGGAAATCCTCCAAATTCAATATATTGCTTGAGGAGATTTTTTATCTTGTGTCTTAATTTCATCATTTCTATTTCTGACTTAACTTTAACACCGTTAAATTCAAGAAACTCTCTAAATGATAAAGGAAATATATCCAAATCTACATACCTTCCACTCAAAAGGGTAGAATATTCCTCCGAGAGCAATTTAGAAGACGAACCTGTGATAAAAACCTGCACTTTTTTAGCTTCATTCAAAAATCGTGCAAATTTTTCCCATCCTTCTATCTCTTGAACTTCATCCAAAACAACAAAATGCTTATCATCCGGCAGAAGTTCTTCTAAATAAAAGTCATAAATCTTATTAAGTAAATCTAAATTCAAATTTCTAAATCTCGGGTCCTCAAAGTTAACAATTAAGAAGTTTTTAGGAGAAACCTTTTTTTCCTCTATAAGTTTCCTAATAAATTGCGAAACTATGGTAGATTTTCCGCTTCTTCTTACACCCTTAATTACAATTATCTCTCCTGTTTTAAGATACCTCCTTAATTTATCTAAATAAAAACTCCTTTCTATACTCTCATCCTTGTAATTTCCCCAAAAATTCCAATCAACGAGTATCTTTAATATTTCTTCTTTATTCATCAGTAATTTTATATTAATATTTACTTTTGTATCGGTAATTTTAACATAAGAATTATTACCTG comes from the Candidatus Omnitrophota bacterium genome and includes:
- a CDS encoding ATP-binding protein, whose translation is MKLTGNNSYVKITDTKVNINIKLLMNKEEILKILVDWNFWGNYKDESIERSFYLDKLRRYLKTGEIIVIKGVRRSGKSTIVSQFIRKLIEEKKVSPKNFLIVNFEDPRFRNLNLDLLNKIYDFYLEELLPDDKHFVVLDEVQEIEGWEKFARFLNEAKKVQVFITGSSSKLLSEEYSTLLSGRYVDLDIFPLSFREFLEFNGVKVKSEIEMMKLRHKIKNLLKQYIEFGGFPKPVLVEASEKSIILQGYFRDILLKDVQKRFKVKETTKLEELAKYYLSNISTIQPFNRIKNVVGLSLDSVERFSHYFSVANLFFFVPKFSFSKKEQILNPKKVYSVDVGIRNVMGFRFSEDLGRLIENIVLLELKRRGFEVFHWKSKKQREVDFVIKKGMEVKQLIQVCTYLQDEGVKKRELEALREASSYIRNNNFLIVTEDYDGEEKFGKTKIKFISLWRYLLLEEF